The Methanohalophilus portucalensis genome window below encodes:
- a CDS encoding ZIP family metal transporter — protein sequence MDFLQDLSPVVKALLAGIFTWSFTALGAASVFLIKEINRKFLDTMLGFAAGVMIAASYWSLLSPAIEMSSVKEVPIWLPATVGFLLGGLFLRGIDELFPHLQYGRLSKDAEGIKTSWQRSTLLVLAVTLHNIPEGLAIGVAFGAVAVGSASANLAGALALTIGIGIQNFPEGLVISLPLRREGMACSKSFIYGQASAIVEPIAAVVGAGSVILVESILPYALAFAAGAMIFVVIEDIIPESQRGGNASLATMGAMIGFVVMMILDVSFG from the coding sequence GTGGATTTTTTACAAGACTTAAGTCCGGTAGTAAAGGCTCTACTTGCAGGAATTTTTACATGGAGTTTTACTGCACTTGGAGCTGCAAGTGTATTTTTGATCAAAGAGATTAATCGCAAGTTTCTTGATACTATGCTTGGTTTCGCAGCAGGTGTGATGATAGCTGCAAGTTATTGGTCACTCCTTTCTCCTGCTATTGAAATGTCATCAGTAAAGGAAGTTCCTATTTGGCTTCCTGCGACAGTTGGCTTTCTTCTTGGCGGGCTTTTCTTAAGAGGAATAGATGAATTATTTCCTCATCTTCAATATGGCCGTCTATCAAAAGATGCAGAAGGTATCAAAACGTCTTGGCAGCGAAGTACGTTGCTTGTTCTTGCGGTGACATTACACAATATCCCTGAAGGACTTGCTATTGGTGTTGCATTTGGAGCAGTTGCAGTTGGTTCTGCATCTGCTAACTTGGCAGGTGCTTTGGCTCTTACTATAGGAATTGGTATTCAGAATTTCCCAGAAGGACTTGTGATTTCTCTACCTTTAAGGCGTGAAGGTATGGCTTGCTCGAAGAGTTTCATTTATGGGCAGGCATCTGCAATAGTAGAACCAATAGCCGCTGTTGTTGGGGCCGGGTCTGTTATTTTAGTCGAATCAATATTGCCATATGCTTTAGCTTTTGCAGCGGGTGCTATGATTTTTGTTGTGATTGAAGATATCATTCCTGAGTCACAACGAGGTGGCAATGCATCTTTAGCAACTATGGGTGCAATGATAGGTTTTGTTGTAATGATGATTCTTGATGTGTCTTTTGGCTAA
- a CDS encoding uroporphyrinogen decarboxylase family protein, translating into MASRMTPPERMASVMSGQKPDRIPVVPFILGYASKITGISLGDFYADGNKCFDAQFASMRLHGYEQTPMYGYASLGPWEFGGKIGFPYGKGQGAPYVIEHPVNTIDDIENIRVPDFKKELPGGYKQADIVASRCAEHGMPITVQIGSTFTAASVVAETSEFFSWILTDPDKVHQLLEKVSDMFINALDYFANKYGPQALLPFDGGPSESNTMISPQMFEEFAYPYMQKIHNHVKELGIHAVLMHPCANQNANVPYYTKMREENDWAGKYVWLFGPETPIKNQIDAFGDYDVICGNINPPLFLNSTYEEVLELCKENIEEGIDSPGGYILAPGCEFPLDAPPIKVMAMMDAAEMYGSYI; encoded by the coding sequence ATGGCTTCAAGAATGACACCACCTGAACGCATGGCATCTGTCATGTCCGGGCAAAAACCAGATCGTATCCCGGTAGTACCTTTTATTCTCGGGTATGCATCAAAGATCACTGGAATATCTCTAGGTGATTTCTATGCAGATGGGAACAAATGTTTTGATGCACAGTTTGCATCAATGCGTCTTCACGGCTATGAACAAACACCAATGTATGGATATGCATCATTAGGGCCCTGGGAATTCGGAGGTAAAATCGGTTTTCCCTATGGGAAAGGCCAAGGTGCACCGTATGTCATAGAACATCCTGTAAATACAATTGATGATATTGAGAATATAAGAGTTCCTGACTTTAAGAAAGAACTTCCCGGTGGGTACAAACAGGCTGATATCGTGGCTTCAAGATGTGCAGAACACGGGATGCCCATCACTGTACAGATAGGAAGTACTTTCACTGCCGCATCGGTGGTAGCTGAGACATCTGAATTTTTTTCATGGATCCTTACTGATCCGGATAAGGTGCACCAGTTACTCGAAAAAGTAAGTGACATGTTCATAAATGCACTTGACTACTTTGCCAATAAATACGGTCCACAAGCCCTTCTTCCCTTTGATGGTGGTCCTTCAGAATCAAATACCATGATATCTCCACAGATGTTTGAGGAGTTTGCTTATCCATACATGCAAAAGATCCATAATCATGTTAAGGAATTAGGTATACATGCTGTACTTATGCATCCCTGTGCAAACCAGAATGCCAATGTTCCCTACTATACCAAAATGAGGGAGGAAAATGACTGGGCAGGTAAATATGTATGGCTTTTTGGTCCGGAAACTCCTATCAAGAACCAGATTGATGCATTTGGGGACTATGATGTTATATGCGGTAATATCAATCCGCCATTGTTCCTGAACAGTACATACGAGGAAGTTCTGGAACTCTGCAAGGAAAATATTGAAGAAGGTATTGATTCGCCGGGTGGCTATATATTGGCTCCGGGTTGTGAATTCCCGTTGGATGCTCCACCTATAAAGGTTATGGCAATGATGGATGCCGCCGAAATGTATGGAAGTTACATCTAA
- a CDS encoding DMT family transporter, with product MIPAEFLVVFFGLISAASWGAGDFSGGFASKKANVYAVVLITQAVGVFLLAGSAYIIGETFPPFDGIIWGVLAGIFISIALLSLYKGLSMGKMGFVAPVSAVVAAGVPVIYAAIFEGLPEVHKLLGFVVALIAVWLIAADSEGITVQKKDMYLPLTAGLGFGLFFITIDLVSETAVLWPLTAARIAAVGVLLVFIALSGPVEMPERSVLPVILVAGIFDTGGNTFYALASQAGRLDIASITSSLYPAGTVLLAWFILKEKLAQKQWMGVAAALVAIVLISI from the coding sequence ATGATTCCTGCTGAATTCCTAGTCGTATTTTTTGGGCTTATTTCTGCCGCTTCCTGGGGAGCCGGTGACTTTAGCGGAGGATTTGCCTCAAAGAAGGCAAATGTCTATGCAGTGGTACTGATTACCCAGGCAGTTGGCGTGTTTCTCCTTGCAGGTTCTGCATACATAATCGGGGAAACGTTTCCACCGTTTGATGGTATTATATGGGGAGTACTTGCCGGTATTTTCATTAGTATCGCTCTGCTGTCCCTGTACAAAGGGCTTTCAATGGGTAAAATGGGCTTTGTTGCCCCTGTGTCAGCGGTTGTGGCTGCGGGTGTGCCGGTAATATATGCTGCTATTTTTGAGGGTTTGCCTGAAGTTCACAAACTGCTGGGTTTTGTGGTTGCCCTGATTGCTGTGTGGCTGATAGCCGCAGACAGTGAAGGAATCACTGTGCAGAAAAAAGATATGTACCTGCCTCTTACAGCAGGTCTGGGTTTTGGTCTTTTCTTTATTACAATAGATCTTGTAAGTGAAACGGCGGTTTTGTGGCCCCTTACTGCTGCCAGGATCGCTGCTGTAGGTGTCTTGCTTGTGTTCATCGCCCTGTCCGGTCCGGTAGAGATGCCCGAGCGCAGTGTTTTGCCTGTAATCCTTGTGGCAGGGATTTTTGATACCGGGGGAAATACCTTCTATGCTCTTGCTTCCCAGGCTGGCAGGCTGGATATTGCATCAATTACCTCTTCACTGTATCCTGCAGGCACAGTACTTTTGGCCTGGTTCATACTGAAGGAAAAACTTGCTCAGAAACAATGGATGGGAGTGGCAGCTGCCCTGGTGGCTATTGTGCTGATTTCGATTTGA